CGCAGGAACTTATCTCAACGGGAAGAAGGTTCTAAGACCACGGGTCCTCTATGATTTCGACGAGATCAGTCTGGGGAAGACGGTCTTCGTTTTTCGCGCGAGATAAGAATTTTCATTCTTCTAAATTCATTCTAATTCGCTTAGAATAGATCCGGGTAGACGAAAAGACCCGATTTCCCAACGATGGAAATACAGACGGATGTGCTCTTTCTCATTCCGAGAATCCATCCAATCCACAAATTCCGAAAGAATTTCTTTCGGGGAGACAGAATCCAAAATGAAGACAATGTTCGAAAAAATCTGGGAAGACCATCTAGTCGGGGAACTGGATGGAGGATCGTATATCATTTATATTGACCGTCATCTCATCCACGAAGTCACCAGCCCCCAGGCTTTTGAAGGAATCAAAATCGCAGGAAGAAAAGTGCGCCGTCCTGAAGCGACTTTCGCAACGATGGATCATAACGTTTCCACGAGGACCAGAGACATGAGTCTCGCGGATCCGATCTCGGCAATCCAAATGCAAACTCTTAAAAAAAATTGCGACGAAAACGGGATTCGTCTCTACGACTTTCAAAACCCGGACCAAGGAATCATTCACGTCATCGCTCCGGAGATGGGTCTGACTCATCCAGGGATGACCATTGTATGCGGAGATTCTCATACGTCCACTCACGGCGCTTTCGGAGCTCTTGCATTTGGAATCGGAACGAGCGAAGTGGAACACGTTCTTGCGACTCAAACCCTCGTTCAGAAAAGAGCGAAGACGATGGAGATTCGCGTGGACGGAAAACTTTCCGATAAGGTCACCGCGAAGGACATCATTCTTGCGATCATCGGTAAAATCGGAACGGCCGGCGCTACCGGTTACGTAATCGAATACCGCGGTTCCGCGATCCAAGCTCTCAGCATGGAAGCTCGTATGACAATCTGCAATATGTCGATCGAAGCGGGAGCAAGAGCGGGACTCATTGCACCCGACGAAACCACTTTCAATTATATCAAAGGAAAAGACTTTGCTCCGAAAGGCGCGGAATGGGATCTCGCCGTTAAAAAATGGAAACACTACGTCACAGACGAAGGCGCTAAGTTTGATACGACCGTGATTTTACACGCGGACGAAATCGCGCCGATGGTCACCTGGGGGACTTCACCGAGCCAAGTGATTTCCGTAAAAGGGGTGATTCCTGATCCGAAGGACGCGACCGATCCCGTTGAAAAAATCGGAATCGAATCCGCTTTGAAATATATGGATTTAAAACCGGGACAAAAGATCGAAGAAGTATCGATCAACAAAGTTTTCATCGGGTCCTGTACGAATTCCAGAATCGAAGATTTGAGAGCGGCGGCGGCCACTATCAAAGGGAAAACCGTTTCCTCGAAAGTGCAAGCGATCGTGGTTCCAGGATCGGGAAGAGTGAAACGTCAGGCGGAACAGGAAGGTTTGGATAAGATCTTCACCGCGGCGGGTTTCGAATGGAGAAATCCGGGTTGTTCTATGTGTCTTGCGATGAACGACGACGTTCTGGAGCCGGGAGATCGTTGCGCTTCCACTTCCAATCGTAACTTCGAAGGTCGTCAAGGGAAGGGCGGTCGAACGCACCTCGTTGGTCCGGAAATGGCCGCGGCCGCGGCGATCGAAGGTCACTTCGTGGATATTCGAAACTGGAAATAAGGAATAGAATTTAGAATTATGAAAGCATTTACTACTCTTAGTGGAATCGCGGCCTTACTCGACCGACCCAACGTGGATACGGATCAGATCATTCCAAAACAATTCTTGAGAAAGATAGAACGAACCGGATTCGGGGTTCATCTTTTTCACGATTGGAGATATTTAGACGACGCAGGAACCAAACTCAATCCTGAATTCTCCTTAAATCAGGATCGTTACAAAGGCGCCATTATCTTAGTAACGAGAGACAACTTCGGTTGCGGATCTTCCAGAGAACATGCTCCTTGGGCCTTGGAAGACTACGGTTTCCGTTGTATCATCGCTCCTTCTTACGCGGATATCTTCTTCAACAACTGTTTCAAAAACGGAATGCTTCCCGTCGTTTTAAAATCCGAAGAAGTGGAAGAATTGTTCCAAGCGGTGTCTTCCAATTCGGGTGCGAAAATTACGATCGATCTGGAAAAACAATCCGTTACTGGACCCACCGGAAAAGTGTACACTTTCGAGGTGGATTCTTTTCGCAAATACTGTCTTTACAACGGACTCGATGATATCGGGCTTACACTCAAACACGAATCCAAAATCGGAGAGTTTGAAAAAAAGCAGAAAGAAGTTGAACCTTGGTTGTACGCTATATAATTCTGCACAAATAATATGTTTGATGAAATCTCCCGTTCGATCGACGAGTTTGGAAACAGTTTCCTTGGCGCTCTGAATAACATTCAGAAATCGTTTGGACGGGAACTCAGCGTTGCAAAGCCGGTAAAAGAAACGATCCTTCAGATGATCGGAAACACTCCGCTCATCCGTTTGAATCAGATCGGTTCTCATATTCCCAATGTGGAATTCTACCTCAAAGCGGAGTTCTGTAATCCAACCGGCTCGGTGAAGGATAGAACAGCTCTTTCCATGATTCTTTCCTCCGAAAGAAGGGGAGAATTGAAACCGGGAGGTCAGATCATTCAACCCGGATACAATTCCACAGGGCTGAGTCTGGCTTGGATCAGTACGATTCGACAATATAAATTTCGTTGTTTGGTCGCAGGGGACACGGATCCTCAAAAGATCAAGGATCTCCAGACGTTTGGAGCTCACGTCGAAATTCTTCCTGAAGCGAAGGGGAATTGGGACGAGGCTCTTTTGAAAAAAGCGAGAGAGATCAAAGAGAAAGAAAAAAACACCGTGATCTTAAACGAATACACGGACATGGCCAATACAAACGCACATTATCTTTTTACCGGCCCTGAAATTTGGAGAGACCTCGCGGGTAACGTGGACGCGTTTGTCGCGGGTGGCGGTTCCGGAGGAACTCTTTCCGGAGCGGGACGTTTTTTAAAATCCAAGAAGTCTTCCATTCGAGTGATCATGGGTGTAAGTCAGAAATCCAGGTTCATCCGAAAGATGGTGCAGAATGAAACTTCCATTCACCTTCCGGAATCCTTTGATCCGAAGATTGTGGATGAGTATGTAGGCGTCGACCGGGAACAAGCGCTTCTCTATCAATCCGATCTCTATCAAAAAGAAGGAATCTTCGCAGGCACAACGACGGGAACTACGCTTGCGAGTGCGATTCGATTTGCGGAAAGTCTTCCAACCAGAGACGATCAAAAATCTCAGGTCTACAGAATCGTAGTCCTTTCTCCGGACCGGTTTTGAAGGAACAAAAATTTTCCGATTCTTTGGAAGAATTGGAAACCGTCCGCAAAGAACTCGAACGCGAAAAAAAAGAAGAGGAAACTCTTTTCTCAAAAGATTGGCTTTCCCGCTCTTTGTCGGAACGGATTCAACTCGGAATCACGTTATACCCTCTTGTCTACGAAGAACAAACCATCGGACGAGACGGGAGTTGGATTCTTACCTTTCGATTTCCGGAACAGGAAGAATATCCGTCCAAGTTTCAATCGGGTGCGCCGATTCAAATTGGGAAGGAGGAGGACCGTGCGCGGGCCATTCTTGTTTCCCTTCAAAAAGAAAGAGTCCGAATCGCAATCGACGAAGCGCCGGAATGGGTCGAGGAAGGAAAGTGTCATCTCGATCTGTTACCGGACGAAACTTCTTACAAAGAAATGTTTCGTGCCTTGGAAGTCGTTTCCGGCGCGAAGAAAGGAAGTCGTTTGTATGCAAATCGAGAACTTCTTTTAGGATACGGAAAACCGGATCCGGTTTTTATCCGAGAAAACGATCAAAGTCGCCTATTAGAAAGAATCAATTCTCGCCTGAATGATTCCCAGAAGAATGCGGTGTTACACGCCGTTCTTTCCGAAGACGTCACGATCATCCACGGTCCACCCGGAACCGGGAAAACTACAACGTTAACCGAAATCGTAAGTCAACTCGTTGCGGAAGAAAGAAAAATTCTCGTGTCCGCGCCGACACATTCCGCCTGCGATCTTCTTGTGGAATCCATTTCCGAAAAAGGAATTCCTGTTTTACGTCTTGGACATCCCGCCAGAGTTTCGGAAACGGCTTTTCAATCCACGTTGGATTACAAACTGTTCCATCATCCCGACGGAAAATTGTTAAGCGAATACAGAAGAGAAGTTGTAGAAATCTCCAAACAAGCAAAAAAATACAAAAGAAACTTTGGAGAAAAGGAAAGAGAAGAAAGAAAGTCTCTTTTTCAGGAAGTCAAAGAACTCAAAAAAGCGATTCGAACGATTGAAGCGGGTCTCATAGACAGTTTGATTTCCTCTCATCCTGTTATTGTTTCGACTCCGGTCGCTTCGGCGAAAGGAATTTTGGAAGGACGCTTCTTCGACTATTGTGTGTTAGACGAGTGTTCGCAAGGACTCGAGCCTGCGTCCTGGATTCCGATTTTAAAATCGGATCGAGTGATTCTCGCGGGAGACCACAAACAATTGCCGCCCACTTTATTTTCAGAGAAGAATACGCTGGAAGAGACCTTGTTTGAAAAGGCCGCAGAGAGACTTGCGGACTCCGAACGCGTTTTTCTTCTCGACACTCAATATCGAATGAAGGATGAAATCGCAGAGTTTTCTTCCAAAGAGTTTTACTCGAATCTTTTGAAATCGGGTCGTCCGCGGGAGGAAAGAACTTCGCACTTTCCGGAGGATTTTCCGTTTTTTCATTCTTTCCAATGGATCGATACTGCTGGAACGGACAGCGAGGAAGTGTCCGTAGAAGACAGTTTGACTAACCCGTTCGAAGCCGATCTGCAGATTCGGATCTGCGTTTTGTTAAGCGAAGCCGGTTGGCCTGAGGAAGAGGTTACGATTCTTTCGCCCTACCGCGCTCAAGTCCGATTGATTTCCGAAAAGTTGAAAGAGGCAAACCTTCCAAAGATTCGAGTTTCCACGATCGATTCCTTCCAAGGAAGGGAGAATCGTTGTATTCTTCTTGGCTTTGTCCGTTCCAACGAAGAAGGAAAATCCGGGTTCTTAAAAGAATCCAGAAGGATCAATGTGGGAATGACGAGGGCGAGGGATCTTCTTCTTTGTATCGGAGACAGTTCTACACTTTCTTCGGACGCATTCCTGTCTAAACTGATTCAATTTGCGGAAGAAAGGGAAGTGTTTCGAACCGCTTGGGAATTTTTGTAAACTTCGATTCGGTTTAAGATTGTTTCGGCCTTGTTTGCAGGGAGACGCTTTCGGTTAGGACGCTACTCAAGTTAGCCTCGTGGGTAGATTGCTCGGAACTCTTTCCACCCGGTCGCGATGGAGATGGATTCTGGACAGGAAACGTTCGAGCTGGAGCGCCAGAGTTTGATTGCGATCCATTTTTTTCCGAGTTATTTTGTCGGAACAATTAATGAGCTGTGGAAGGAAAAATGGATCTTAAATTGAATCCTACGTTTTCGGCTAAGTATTTGCGAAAGAATTTTCGTTGAGAATCTACGGTATTTTTAATATACGGAGCTTTGGATTCTTTTTGTTGAAGAGCGGAACTTTCTTATCTACAAGTTGTGAGTGAGCGGAAACGAGAGAAGTCTTTTGTTAGAGCTCCTACAAAATGAAATTTTTCTTGCAATATCCCATTTTTCTGATACTGAAAAGTCTTCCGGTGATTTCCGCCACCCACCCCTCCACCCAAGATCAGGGCGGGGCCCGCGAAATTTTACGGAAAAACGTCGGAATTCCTACAGATTTTTTTATGTAAAAAAAATTAATAACGATATTTTTGATTTGAAAAAATAGGACTCATTTCGAATTCAAAGAACATTACCACTTTAAGATATTCTTAAATACAAAAAAGCTGATAAAGAATAAGAATAAACTTGAAAGAACGTGGGAAAAGAAAATATGATAGGAAGATTGATCGCCGCAAACGAATTTTAAACAAAGGTTGGCAAGGGCTAAACTAAAAATCGAAAGTACCGCCGAGCTTAAAATCGGGTTTCCCGGATTTCCATTTTTTAAAATAAAAATTCCGCTTCCGCACAGAAGAATACTGGAGAAAAAAATGGTCGCCGAACACCTACCTACGTGATGGCTGAATTCATGATCTTCTATGATATCCCAGGCATACAATCCTCCTGAATAGAGCACCCAAATCAGGCCAAGGAGAATCGGAAGCTTAGAAGATTTCGAAAACGATTCTTCCGGAAATCTCAATTGAGAAAGAATCCAATACGCGCTGATGCCCACGATTCCGATCCAAAGAAAATCGGGAAACAAAGTTGGAATGTGTATCAAAGGCGCTGTGATCGGGTACAGTGATAAAAAGAGGAGAACCAAGCCGATCCCTAAAAGCGGGAACAAGAAGACAAAAGATCCCCAGACGTTTCTCCTCAAAGGAGGTTCTGCCGCCATTTTCTGGATTAAGGATTCGGTTCTTTGTTCTTTACTCAACATATTCTAAGTTATAATATTGGAAATTTTCCAATTTTAAAGAATGGTTGGACAATAAATTCTTCCTGCTTCAAGCTGGAATGAAATCAGGTTCAACTGTTTCTATATTCGAAGGTCCCAAGCAGTTCGTTACATGTCAGCTAAAAAAGAAATCTGGGAAGAATGTACAAATCTCCTCGCAAAAGCTCGAGAAGGGGATCCAACTTCTTATGAAAAATTTCTCAGACTTGTAACCGGAGTCCTTCGTTCGTATCTATCCCCACGTATCAACAATGCCGAGGACCGAGAGGATCTGATCCAGGAAATCTTAATCGGACTCCATAAGGCTCGGGATTCGTATCGCGCAGAACGTCACCCGGCCCCTTGGGTTTTTGCGATCGCACGCTACAAAACCATCGATTATCTCCGAAAAAGAAAGGTCGGCGATCGCTATTTTACCACGGAGAATCTGGAACTCTTTGCCTCTCCGGAACCGATCGAAGAGGAAGAACCGGAAAAGGCGCGGGAAATTCTGAGGGAATGGTTGGCCGTATTGGATGAGAGGCAAAAACAGATTCTGACCCATCTCAAACTCGACGGAATGAGTGTAAGAGAAGTTTCGGAAAAAACGGGGCTTTCCGAATCGAATATCAAGGTAATTACCCACCGCGCGGTTCAAAAGATTCGAAAGCATTTTTCCCTCGATCTCTGACAAAACTGCAACCAAACGAGTCCAAGATATAGCATGTCTTCTCCTATTTCCAACGGCGTCAGCGTAGAATTTTTAGATTCTATTTCCTCGATTCCCAAGGAAGAATGGAATTCCATCTCCGACCCTAAAAATCCGTTTTTAGAATACGACTTTTTACATTCCCTGGAAATTTCCCGATGTATCGGCTCGAACACTTCTTGGGTTCAGAAGTATTGTGTTCTCAAAATGGACGGGAGTTTTTCAGCGGTCATTCCTCTTTTTCTCAAGTTCGATTCTTATGGGGAATATATCTTCGATTTTCAATGGGCCCAATTCTTCGCTCAAGCTGGATTGAGCTATTATCCCAAAGGTCTCGTGGCGATTCCGTTTACTCCGGCAAATGGAAAAAGAATTCTTCATAAGAATGAGTTAAGCCTGGAAGAAGTTTGTTCTTATTTGATTCCGGAACTCCTTCGTTTTTCCGAAGAGGAGGGGCTTTCCGGTGTTCACTTTCTCTTCTTAGAAAAAGAAGAATCGGAAGTCCTCGAAACGTTCGGCTTCGCGACTCGACTTTCTCACCAGTATCACTGGACCAATCCCGGATACGAAAGCTTTGACGATTACTTGAGCGCGATGAAATCCAAAAAACGAATGCAGATCAAACGGGAACGTGAGATCGTTCGGAGTTACGGACTTGATATAAGAATTATCGAAGGAGACCGGATTTCCAAGTCGGACATGAATTCCATCTGGCGTTTTTATCAGGACACACATTCCAGAAAATGGGGCTCCGCTTATCTCAATCGCGTCTTCTTTGATTCCGCGTTCGCTACGTTTCGAGATCGGATCGTTTTGGTTCTTGCGTCCCGGGACGGGGAACCGATTGCGGGAACCTTCAACCTTAGAAAGGGTGATTTTTTATACGGAAGATATTGGGGTTGTCTCGAATACCATTCTCACCTTCATTTTGAATGTTGTTTTTATCAATTGATCGATTATGCGATTCGTGAGAAAATCAAGGTCTTTGAGGCGGGCGCTCAGGGAGAACACAAGTTTCTTCGTGGATTTCCGGCGATGCCGACTTATAGTTCGCATCGGATTTTTCATCCGGGCGCTCGAAATGCGATTGAACGTTTCCTAAAAGAAGAAAGACTGCACATGCAGGAAATGATTCAAGAAACAAACGAGCACTCTCCGCTCAAGGATTTTTCAAACGAGACATTCTTCCGAGACAACGCGATCGCAGAGAAAGGGAGTCTAGATCCATGAGCGAAATCTTTCGATTCGATACGGAAGAACAGACGTTAACCAAGGAGAAGGTCAAACTCAAACGTCCTTCCAAGTACAGAGTTATCATACTCAACGACGATTTTACTCCGATGGAATTCGTAGTTTGGATTTTACAGGTGGTCTTTCACAGAACGAGAGCCGAAAGCGAACAGATCATGTTAAAGGCACATATCACCGGGAAAGCGTTATGCGGCGTTTATTCGCACGATGTGGCGCGAACCAAGGTCATACAAGTTCAACAATTGGCGGATCAACACGGATACCCACTTCATTGTACGATGGAAGTGGAAGAAGGAGAAGAAGAATCATGATTCTTACGGAAGAAATGGAACGGACCTTACGAAAGGCTTGGGAAGAAGCCAAACAAAGAAGAAACGAATTTATCACTCTCGAACACATCCTTCTTGCGTTGACCTTTGATACAGTCGGAAAAGAGGTTTTGGAAGCCTGCGGGGCCGATATAGAAAAACTAAAGAAAGATCTGAGTCATTATCTCGATAGCGAACTCGAATCCTTTCCGGAAACCTCCGGCGAAGTGGATCCGATCTACACGATTGGAGTGCAACACGTTCTACAGCTCGCCGAGTTTCACGTCCAATCCACTCGCAATAAAAAGATGGATGGGGGGGATGTTCTCGCGGCGTTATTCAGAGAAGATCAATCCAACGCAGTGTTTTTTCTCGGCTCACAAGATATTTCCAGATTGGACGTAGTTCGTTATATCTCTCACGGAATTCGCAAGGACAATCAGAACCGAGAAAAAGAAACTCTGGGGGAAGAAGGAGAAAAAGTTTCCGATCCTCTCAAAGCCTTTTGTGTGGATCTTACTGCGAAGGCCAGAGAAGGAAAGTTAGATCCTATGATCGGACGCGAGGACGAACTGGATCGGACAATCCACATTCTTTGTAGAAGAAGAAAGAACAATCCTATCTTTGTAGGTGAGGCGGGAGTCGGTAAAACTTCCATCGTCGAAGGACTTGCGCAAATGGTCGTGGACGGAAAAGTTCCGGAACCGTTGAAGAACCTAAAAGTTTATTCTCTCGACATGGGACTCTTGCTCGCGGGCACTAAGTTCCGAGGAGAATTTGAAGAGAGGCTTAAGAATGTAGTCACCCAGATCACGGCACAAGATGATCACGTTCTTTTTATCGACGAAATCCATACGATCATCGGTGCCGGCGCTGTTTCCGGCGGTTCTTTAGATGCGTCCAATCTCTTAAAACCTGCCCTTTCCAGCGGAGAACTTCGTTGTATCGGGACGACGACTTACAAAGAATACAAAACTATATTCGAAAAAGATCATGCACTTTCCAGAAGATTCCAAAAGGTGGAAGTAGGCGAACCTTCGATCCCAGAAACGATCGAGATCTTAAAAGGACTCTTGGGAAAATACGAGTCCTTTCACAAGGTGAAGTATTCTTCCCCTGCAGTGGAACAAGCCGCCGAGTTGTCCGCGCGTTATATTCTGGATCGAAAACTTCCGGACAAGGCGATCGACCTTTTGGATGAGGCGGGAGCTCGCGTTCGGCTTCGAGAGAGTGGGAAAAAAACGGTTACGGTAAGAGAAATCGAAGAACTCGTTTCCAAAATCGCGAAGGTTCCTTCCGTTACCGTCAAAGCCGACGATCGTGAAAAGCTCAAGAACTTGGACGAAGAATTAAAAGCCAAGATCTACGGACAAAATTCCGCGATCGATCAACTCGTACAATCGATCCGACTTTCCAGAAGCGGACTTTCCGAACCGGGAAAACCCGTGGGAAGTTTTCTCTTTGCAGGACCGACCGGGGTCGGAAAGACGGAGCTGACCCGTAAACTCGCAGAGATCCTCGGAGTAGAACTCATTCGTTTTGATATGAGCGAATACATGGAAAAACATACCGTTTCCCGTTTGATCGGTTCTCCTCCAGGTTACGTGGGGTTCGAACAAGGCGGACAATTGACCGATGCGGTGCATCGAAATCCACACTGTGTTCTTTTGCTCGACGAGATCGAAAAGGCTCACGAAGACATTTATAATATTCTTCTCCAGATTATGGATCACGCAACTCTTACGGACAACAACGGAAGAAAATCCGATTTTCGTCAGGTGATCCTCGTGATGACAACGAACACCGGAGCTCGGGAACGTTCCACAAATCCAGTGGGTTTTGGAAATGATCTTTTGGAAGACAGAAGTCTCAAGGCGATCGAAAAGCAATTTTCTCCGGAGTTTCGAAACCGTATCACAGCGGTGATCGAGTTCTCTTCTCTCAGTCAGGAAAATGTAACCAAAGTAGTTGCAAAACAGCTTGCTCTTTTACAAGAGCGTTTGAATTCTAAACAAATTGAATTAGAATTTCAGGATGATGTTCTCAACTACATCGCTGAAAAAGCTTATACACCCGAGTTCGGAGCTAGGCCCGTGCAGAGATGGATCGACACTCATATCTCGAAAAGAATCTCGGAAGAAATTCTATTTGGAGAATTAAAATCGGGCGGAAGGGCGAAACTCGTTGCCGCGAAAGAGGGGATCGAAATGGAATTTTCTCACGGCAAAAAATCCTAAACTAAAAAAACTTTCTAGGATCCGATGAAACAAAAATATGCACGTATCATACTGATACTTCTCCTCTTTTCCTGTAAGGAAGTTCCTCTTTCTATCGAAGGAAGGAAGGTTTCCACAGACTTACTCGTAACCCCTTCCAATCAAAGAAAGCATACCGATTATTTTAGCGAGAGTAAGAATCTGATGATCGCTTCCGATTCGACCGAAGCGACCGCCGCGGGAATCGAAGTGGGAAAGTTAGGTGGGAACGTCGTCGACGTCGTCGTAGCGACTTCTTTTGCGATTTCGGTTACGAGACCTCATTCGACCGGATTGGGAGGAGGAGGTTTTCTTGTCCTCTATCTGAAAGAATTTCCGGAACCGATCGCTTTCGATTTTCGTGAAAGGGCACCGAGCGCGGCTTCCCGCAATATGTACAAACGAAAACCGAAGGAAGATTCTCTTTTTGGATTTCGAGCGGTGGGTGTTCCGGGTAACGTTGCGGGTTTGATTCAGATCCACAAACGATATGGTAAACTTTCCTTAAAAGCGGTGATCGCGCCTGCGATTCGTTTAGCGGAGAACGGATTTCCGGTTTATCCGGATTTATTTTCTGCGATTCAGAAATCATCGAAAGACATGGACGAGGAAATGAAGGGAATTTTTCTTCCGAAAGGGAAGGTTCCCGAAGTAGGGGCCCTGCTCGTTCAGAAAGATCTTGCGAACACTTTAAAATTGATCTCCGAAAATGGAGAAAGAGAATTTTACCAAGGTAAAATAGCTGGCTCGATCGTAAGTGCGATGAAAAAGTACGGCGGTTTGATCACCTTTCAAGATCTAAAAAATTTCAGGGTGATCGAAAAGAATACGCTGAAATCGTCTTACAGAGGTTATACCATTTATACGATGCCTCCGCCTTCTTCCGGCGTTCATCTTCTTACGATGTTATCGATGATAGAAACCAAACCTCTGAAGGAATTGTACGATAAGGACGCGGCCGGTTATTATCATTTTATGGCGGAGGCGATGCGCAGAGGATACGCAGATCGCGCGATTCTCGGTGGGGATCCGCAGTTTACGAAAATTCCGATCGATCGGCTTCTTTCCAAAAAATATGCGCAGGAAAAGATTTCGGACTTTGATCCCAAACTTGCGTCGAGCAGTTCTTCTTTTTTAAAAGACTTAAACTTTGGTGTGGAATCTCCTCAAACAACTCATATTTCCGTGATGGATAAGGATGGGAATTCGGTCTCAACGACACAATCGATCAATTTTCGTTTTGGAGCCTCGGTCGTAGTTCCAGGTTATGGAATTGTCCTGAACGATACAATGGATGATTTTAGTCGCGCTCCTGGAGAGCCGAATGTCTACGGTCTGATCGGTGCGGAAGCGAATTCGATTCTTCCTAAAAAAACTCCGCTGAGTAGTATGTCTCCAACTCTCGTTTTCAAAGGCAACGAACCGTTCCTGGCGACGGGAGCACCCGGTGGTTCTTATATTGTGAATGCTGTTTTACAATCCTTGGTTTATAATTTGGACTTTCGTTTGACCTTGTATGAATCCGTCGCACGGGGTAGAGTGCATCATCAATTTTTTCCGGACGCGGTTTTTATCGAAAAGTCGGTGAACGAAAGAAACGTATTCGATGGACTTTCCTCAAGGAAACACGATATTCGAATCGCTCCGAACTTTGCGAAATTATTTTCGGTCAAAAGAGAGAATGGAATGCTCTATGGAGCTTCCGATCCACGTGGAGAAGGGGCCACAGGCGGACTTTGAAAACAAAAGAATTTACTCAATCTAAGATCGACGAAGTTTCGCTGGAGATTCTTCTCCGTCACGCTGTAAAAGCAAAACACGGATTGGAAAAGGAAAGTATGCGCGTCCATCCAGACGGAACTCTCGCAAGAACTCCACATCCGGAACATCTCGGTTCTAGTCTTACCAATCATTACATCAAGACCGATTTTGCGGAACCACAACTCGAATACGCCACACATCCCCGTCCTCGAATCGAAGCCAATATTCGAGAATTACAAGATCTGCATATATATACGATCCGAAAATTAAACAACGAATTGATCTGGCCCTTTAGTATGCCACCGATTCTCCCTGCGGATGAAAACGAGATCCCGCTCGGACAATACGGAAGTTCGGCGAGCGGAAAATGGAAGACGATCTATCGCCACGGATTGGGGCTTCGATACGGAAGAAGGATGCAGACGATTTCCGGAGTTCACTATAATTTTTCTTTTTCCAATATTTTTTTGAGACAGTTTTTAGGTAAGGACGTTTCCAATTTTTCAAAAGAAGAAATTTCTTCTCTCTATCTACACGTGATCCGAAATTTCATGAGA
Above is a genomic segment from Leptospira stimsonii containing:
- a CDS encoding PLP-dependent cysteine synthase family protein, which translates into the protein MFDEISRSIDEFGNSFLGALNNIQKSFGRELSVAKPVKETILQMIGNTPLIRLNQIGSHIPNVEFYLKAEFCNPTGSVKDRTALSMILSSERRGELKPGGQIIQPGYNSTGLSLAWISTIRQYKFRCLVAGDTDPQKIKDLQTFGAHVEILPEAKGNWDEALLKKAREIKEKEKNTVILNEYTDMANTNAHYLFTGPEIWRDLAGNVDAFVAGGGSGGTLSGAGRFLKSKKSSIRVIMGVSQKSRFIRKMVQNETSIHLPESFDPKIVDEYVGVDREQALLYQSDLYQKEGIFAGTTTGTTLASAIRFAESLPTRDDQKSQVYRIVVLSPDRF
- a CDS encoding NrsF family protein, coding for MLSKEQRTESLIQKMAAEPPLRRNVWGSFVFLFPLLGIGLVLLFLSLYPITAPLIHIPTLFPDFLWIGIVGISAYWILSQLRFPEESFSKSSKLPILLGLIWVLYSGGLYAWDIIEDHEFSHHVGRCSATIFFSSILLCGSGIFILKNGNPGNPILSSAVLSIFSLALANLCLKFVCGDQSSYHIFFSHVLSSLFLFFISFFVFKNILKW
- a CDS encoding AAA domain-containing protein, with amino-acid sequence MKEQKFSDSLEELETVRKELEREKKEEETLFSKDWLSRSLSERIQLGITLYPLVYEEQTIGRDGSWILTFRFPEQEEYPSKFQSGAPIQIGKEEDRARAILVSLQKERVRIAIDEAPEWVEEGKCHLDLLPDETSYKEMFRALEVVSGAKKGSRLYANRELLLGYGKPDPVFIRENDQSRLLERINSRLNDSQKNAVLHAVLSEDVTIIHGPPGTGKTTTLTEIVSQLVAEERKILVSAPTHSACDLLVESISEKGIPVLRLGHPARVSETAFQSTLDYKLFHHPDGKLLSEYRREVVEISKQAKKYKRNFGEKEREERKSLFQEVKELKKAIRTIEAGLIDSLISSHPVIVSTPVASAKGILEGRFFDYCVLDECSQGLEPASWIPILKSDRVILAGDHKQLPPTLFSEKNTLEETLFEKAAERLADSERVFLLDTQYRMKDEIAEFSSKEFYSNLLKSGRPREERTSHFPEDFPFFHSFQWIDTAGTDSEEVSVEDSLTNPFEADLQIRICVLLSEAGWPEEEVTILSPYRAQVRLISEKLKEANLPKIRVSTIDSFQGRENRCILLGFVRSNEEGKSGFLKESRRINVGMTRARDLLLCIGDSSTLSSDAFLSKLIQFAEEREVFRTAWEFL
- the leuC gene encoding 3-isopropylmalate dehydratase large subunit translates to MKTMFEKIWEDHLVGELDGGSYIIYIDRHLIHEVTSPQAFEGIKIAGRKVRRPEATFATMDHNVSTRTRDMSLADPISAIQMQTLKKNCDENGIRLYDFQNPDQGIIHVIAPEMGLTHPGMTIVCGDSHTSTHGAFGALAFGIGTSEVEHVLATQTLVQKRAKTMEIRVDGKLSDKVTAKDIILAIIGKIGTAGATGYVIEYRGSAIQALSMEARMTICNMSIEAGARAGLIAPDETTFNYIKGKDFAPKGAEWDLAVKKWKHYVTDEGAKFDTTVILHADEIAPMVTWGTSPSQVISVKGVIPDPKDATDPVEKIGIESALKYMDLKPGQKIEEVSINKVFIGSCTNSRIEDLRAAAATIKGKTVSSKVQAIVVPGSGRVKRQAEQEGLDKIFTAAGFEWRNPGCSMCLAMNDDVLEPGDRCASTSNRNFEGRQGKGGRTHLVGPEMAAAAAIEGHFVDIRNWK
- a CDS encoding RNA polymerase sigma factor translates to MSAKKEIWEECTNLLAKAREGDPTSYEKFLRLVTGVLRSYLSPRINNAEDREDLIQEILIGLHKARDSYRAERHPAPWVFAIARYKTIDYLRKRKVGDRYFTTENLELFASPEPIEEEEPEKAREILREWLAVLDERQKQILTHLKLDGMSVREVSEKTGLSESNIKVITHRAVQKIRKHFSLDL
- the leuD gene encoding 3-isopropylmalate dehydratase small subunit, which gives rise to MKAFTTLSGIAALLDRPNVDTDQIIPKQFLRKIERTGFGVHLFHDWRYLDDAGTKLNPEFSLNQDRYKGAIILVTRDNFGCGSSREHAPWALEDYGFRCIIAPSYADIFFNNCFKNGMLPVVLKSEEVEELFQAVSSNSGAKITIDLEKQSVTGPTGKVYTFEVDSFRKYCLYNGLDDIGLTLKHESKIGEFEKKQKEVEPWLYAI